The following nucleotide sequence is from Gemmatimonadota bacterium.
TGGCAGGAGGCACCCGGAGCGCCCGGAGACTCCGCACGACCTGCGCGGCGAGCGCCGGCTGGTGCGCCGCGGCGACCGGGACGCGCGCGAGCGCCCAGAGCCGCGGATCGCTCCAGTTCGCGGTCCCGACACGGCGGACGAGGCCGGCGAGGTCGAAGATGGCGACGTTCGGGAATGCCGCGAGGTCGCCGACGAGCGCCGCGTTGGCCTCGGCGAGGGCGTGGGTGACCGAGAACGGAACGTTCGCGTCGAACGGTCCGAAGGGCAGGAGCGTCGGGTCGGCGAAGTTCGCGACGAGGATCGGGGCGCTCGAGTGTTCCCGGAACTGGGTCACCGAGCGGACGATGCGCTGGCGGAGCTCCGTGAGCAGCGATGCAAGGCCGGGGCGTCCCGCGGCGAATGGGCGTGCCATCGCATCGGGCGAGACGTCTTCCGGACGCATCACGACGAGCAGGCCGTCGAGCGGGCTCGCATAGAGTGAGGAGCCCGGGTCGGCGATGACCTGCTCGACCTGGCCGAATGCGCCGAACTCCGGGCGGATCGCGAGACCGATCCGCGCGCCTTCCACGATCAGGTATGGACGGCAGAAGTCGAGATTGCAGGTACCCAGGACGGCGACGCGCAACATCGCCGACGAGGGGTGCGACAATTGACGCGAATACCGCAGGTACTCGGCCGTGCTGAACGGGCGCGAGAAGTCGATCGGAGCCGTGGTGGCACCGCTTGCATCCGTGACCGCGTTCACGCCGAGGTCCCGTCCGACAGCCGTTGCCGGAGCGCGCCGAACGTCGTGAGGCTGGCGAACTCCTCCGGCTGGAACTGCACCCCGAACGCCTCCTCGATCGCGAGCAGGAGTTGCATATGATTCACCGAGTCCCATCCCTTGACCGAGCTGGGCGAGGCATCGTCGGTCAGGGCCGCGACATCGCACGCCAACACGTCCCCGAACACTGCCCGTAGCGCCTGATCCGGATCCTTGCTCACTCCGACTCTCCCTGTAAGTCCACGCTGGTGGGTCCGAACCTGCTTTGGCAGGTCTCGTACCGTCTCCAATCTACCGACG
It contains:
- a CDS encoding acyl carrier protein produces the protein MSKDPDQALRAVFGDVLACDVAALTDDASPSSVKGWDSVNHMQLLLAIEEAFGVQFQPEEFASLTTFGALRQRLSDGTSA